In Cryptomeria japonica chromosome 10, Sugi_1.0, whole genome shotgun sequence, a genomic segment contains:
- the LOC131076071 gene encoding G-type lectin S-receptor-like serine/threonine-protein kinase At2g19130 yields MLELYYLMDDNRWTIRWSTFGGQCSDYDICGAYGVCNKNEVCSCSEGFAPKHASGSWWSSGCARRRPLQCSVTEGTTDDFLEAKNQYFPEKEAVSYNNKPALEGCRIACLKNCSCTAFALAISDAPVCRLWFGDLFEIRVSSDGQWVFIRLAASEFPHLTSERGNKAPALRVLLPAAAAAFFVVLGLLLAIFIVYNRRKLQMKSKEEDVPTSLKAFTYTELRIATQNFKHKLGTGAFGSVFRGTLPDNTLVAVQRLEGSAQIEKAIPCRNKHYWQNTAREFGEALGILRRRLS; encoded by the coding sequence ATGTTGGAGCTTTACTACTTGATGGAtgataataggtggactattaggTGGTCGACATTCGGAGGTCAATGCAGTGACTATGATATTTGCGGAGCGTATGGAGTGTGCAATAAGAATGAAGTGTGTAGCTGTTCTGAGGGCTTCGCGCCTAAGCATGCCTCTGGAAGTTGGTGGTCAAGCGGCTGTGCTCGACGAAGACCCCTGCAATGCTCTGTCACAGAGGGCACCACCGACGACTTCTTGGAAGCCAAGAATCAGTACTTCCCAGAGAAAGAAGCTGTCTCATACAACAACAAGCCAGCACTGGAAGGCTGCCGGATTGCTTGCCTCAAAAATTGCTCCTGCACAGCGTTTGCTTTAGCTATTTCTGATGCACCCGTCTGTAGACTGTGGTTTGGGGATTTGTTCGAAATACGCGTTTCATCCGACGGCCAATGGGTCTTCATTAGGCTGGCTGCTTCTGAGTTTCCGCACTTGACATCAGAGCGAGGTAACAAAGCCCCTGCACTTAGAGTCTTATTGCCTGCTGCCGCCGCTGCTTTCTTTGTCGTTTTGGGTCTCCTGTTGGCCATATTTATTGTGTACAATCGTCGAAAACTGCAGATGAAAAGCAAAGAAGAGGACGTGCCAACTTCACTCAAAGCATTCACTTACACAGAGTTGCGAATTGCAACCCAGAATTTCAAGCATAAGCTGGGGACTGGAGCATTTGGCTCCGTGTTCAGAGGAACTCTTCCAGACAATACGCTTGTGGCGGTACAAAGATTAGAGGGTTCTGCACAAATAGAAAAAGCAATTCCGTGCCGAAATAAGCACTATTGGCAGAATACAGCACGTGAATTTGGTGAGGCTCTGGGGATTCTACGTAGAAGGCTCTCGTAG